From the Quercus lobata isolate SW786 chromosome 6, ValleyOak3.0 Primary Assembly, whole genome shotgun sequence genome, one window contains:
- the LOC115994227 gene encoding ethylene-responsive transcription factor ERF086: MSTSKTLDKPFQGYEAASSQVQNGFALIQRNPSPSQPGERRGRRKQAEPGRFLGVRRRPWGRYAAEIRDPTTKERHWLGTFDTAQEAALAYDRAALSMKGTQARTNFIYSDNTTFHSLLTSFDVQAVVPTSSQFLTTSTTTTHTKQPTNIHQSSTPPKLNNFTHSESETSTQLNNNTWADTETSYGVGVADDNSFFFSNESNSGYLGCIVPDNCLRPSSNPTSTNSKYSNFTTSNDSVNTNSIEIQSHCDSHTLPFDLVNVPAAAATASNYPGDFSCLDELNHGFWDIHQSWESNSSELSAMVNNPLMVEDGCMGALYPIIDNPSYGLIMPQAVASSTTCSPSVSPYSDVVDLGYSLF; encoded by the coding sequence ATGTCCACCTCCAAAACCTTGGATAAACCCTTCCAAGGATATGAAGCAGCTAGTAGCCAAGTTCAGAATGGTTTTGCTCTAATCCAACGTAACCCATCACCATCTCAACCTGGTGAAAGAAGAGGCAGAAGGAAGCAAGCTGAGCCAGGAAGGTTTCTTGGAGTTAGGAGGAGGCCATGGGGTAGATATGCTGCTGAAATTAGAGACCCAACAACTAAAGAAAGACACTGGCTTGGCACATTTGACACTGCTCAAGAAGCAGCTCTTGCTTATGACAGAGCTGCCTTATCCATGAAAGGCACACAAGCAAGAACCAACTTCATATACTCTGACAACACTACCTTCCACTCTCTTCTGACTTCATTTGATGTTCAAGCAGTCGTACCAACATCTTCACAGTTCCTCACTACTAGTACTACTACTACTCACACCAAACAACCCACCAATATTCATCAGAGTAGTACTCCACCGAAGCTTAACAATTTTACTCATAGTGAGAGTGAGACCTCTACCCAATTGAATAACAACACGTGGGCAGATACAGAAACTTCATATGGGGTAGGGGTAGCAGATGATAAtagcttcttcttttctaaTGAGTCTAACTCAGGCTATTTGGGATGCATAGTTCCTGACAATTGCTTGAGACCTTCTTCAAATCCCACCTCTACAAACTCCAAATATAGCAACTTCACTACTTCAAATGACTCAGTCAACACAAATTCCATTGAAATTCAATCACATTGTGACAGTCATACACTTCCTTTTGACTTAGTGAATGTGCCAGCTGCTGCTGCAACAGCCTCAAATTACCCTGGAGATTTTTCTTGCCTTGATGAACTCAATCACGGTTTTTGGGATATTCACCAGTCATGGGAGTCAAATTCCAGTGAACTTTCAGCCATGGTCAACAACCCATTGATGGTGGAAGATGGGTGCATGGGAGCTTTGTATCCAATCATTGACAATCCAAGCTATGGGCTAATAATGCCTCAGGCTGTAGCTTCTTCAACCACTTGCTCTCCATCAGTTTCTCCTTACAGTGATGTAGTTGACTTGGGCTATTCACTCTTCTGA
- the LOC115994692 gene encoding zinc finger CCCH domain-containing protein 34, producing the protein MERYGRHSDGPQPDPSPEWTAPGTETGLEEPMWQLGLGGGGGGGTESYPERPDEADCIYYLRTGFCGYGARCRFNHPRDRAAVIGAARAGGGEYPERAGQPVCQYYMRTGTCKFGASCKYHHPRQGGESVTPVSLNYFGYPLRLGEKECSYYVKTGQCKFGATCKFHHPQPAGLQAVSSLAPQVAAVPTPVHAPTLYQSGQSSSQQYGVVLARPPLLSGSYVQNPYPPMIVSPSMVPFPGWSHYPAPPMSPVPSPSTQSAVGSGQFYGITQLSPTATAYTYLPLPSSVGPSSGSQKEHPFPERPGQQDCPYYMRTGDCKFGSSCRYHHPTEFIAPKTNVALSPLGLPLRPGAPPCTHYAQRGVCKFGAACKFDHPVGTLSYSPSASSLTDVPVAPYPVGSSIGTLAPSSSSSELRPELISGSSKDSVSSRMSSSMSTSSGSIGSTFSQGGPTPHSTVQQSAPGSGPSSGSSNGSTEPRTSN; encoded by the exons ATGGAGCGGTACGGTCGCCACAGTGATGGCCCACAGCCCGATCCGTCACCGGAATGGACCGCTCCGGGAACCGAAACCGGGCTCGAAG aGCCTATGTGGCAATTGGGATtgggaggtggtggtggtggtggaacCGAATCGTATCCGGAGCGACCCGACGAGGCGGATTGTATCTACTATTTGAGAACCGGGTTTTGTGGCTACGGCGCACGGTGTCGTTTCAATCATCCCCGTGACCGTGCCGCG GTTATAGGAGCTGCCAGAGCCGGTGGAGGGGAGTACCCAGAGCGAGCGGGGCAGCCAGTGTGCCAG TATTATATGAGGACGGGGACATGTAAATTTGGTGCTTCCTGCAAATACCACCATCCTCGGCAGGGAGGAGAATCTGTCACCCCTGTGTCACTAAATTATTTTGGATATCCATTACGTCTG GGTGAAAAAGAGTGTTCCTATTATGTAAAAACCGGGCAGTGTAAGTTTGGTGCAACTTGTAAATTCCATCATCCACAACCGGCTGGCTTACAAGCAGTTTCATCATTAGCACCCCAGGTTGCAGCTGTGCCTACACCAGTTCATGCTCCAACATTGTATCAATCTGGTCAGTCTTCATCGCAACAGTATGGAGTAGTCCTTGCAAGGCCTCCTCTGCTATCGGGCTCATATGTTCAAAATCCTTATCCTCCCATGATTGTTTCACCAAGCATGGTTCCCTTTCCTGGTTGGAGTCATTATCCG GCACCCCCCATGAGTCCAGTACCCTCCCCTAGTACTCAGTCCGCTGTTGGTTCAGGGCAGTTCTATGGGATAACACAGCTGTCACCAACAGCAACTGCCTATACTTATCTACCTCTACCATCTTCTGTTGGTCCTTCAAGTGGTAGCCAAAAGGAACATCCATTTCCGGAAAGACCTGGCCAACAAGATTGTCCGTATTACATGAGAACGGGGGATTGTAAATTTGGTTCCTCGTGTAGATATCATCATCCAACAGAATTTATTGCACCAAAAACAAATGTTGCTCTTAGCCCCTTGGGTCTTCCTCTGCGTCCT GGTGCACCACCTTGCACTCATTATGCACAACGTGGAGTTTGCAAGTTTGGGGCTGCATGCAAATTTGATCACCCAGTGGGGACATTAAGCTACAGTCCATCTGCATCTTCCCTTACTGATGTGCCAGTCGCACCTTACCCTGTGGGATCTTCAATTGGTACACTTGCcccatcatcttcatcttcagagtTGCGGCCAGAACTTATTTCAGGATCCAGCAAGGACTCTGTTTCATCTAGAATGTCCTCCTCAATGAGCACATCGAGTGGATCAATTGGTTCAACCTTTTCACAGGGTGGACCTACTCCTCATTCAACTGTACAACAGTCAGCTCCGGGTTCTGGCCCTTCATCTGGTAGCAGCAATGGCAGCACAGAGCCCCGTACTTCAAACTAA